Proteins encoded together in one Labrus bergylta chromosome 20, fLabBer1.1, whole genome shotgun sequence window:
- the lipib gene encoding lipase member H: protein MLPRRLLGLLGLMMLCKGQEESGAGESCDNFTDLNLSHCFMGTSLYVRLLLYTRNNLDCGRELNHHHLSSQPLFRLHLPTVFVIHGYRPTGAPPIWIDHIVHLLAEQEDMNIIVVDWNKGAANLNYFTAVTYTREAAHNLTGFIMTMEEEGASLSSVHLIGVSLGAHLAGFVGANLKGRIGRITGLDPAGPMFTSAAEDERLDPSDAMFVDVLHTDMNSFGLRGAHGHIDFYANGGADQPGCPKTIFSGKSYFVCDHQRSVFLFLCSLNRTCSLTGYPCSSYQEYLEGRCLQCEAFKPAPCPVLGYDISRWRETLLQLGQTKVFFSTTATLPYRKPSYRVDMVTWNQYLRWGVVYIRLHSGRNFTEARIDHKLLRFEQYTSTRLLAQFDDDLQQVQKISMRINTGNVIGPRYKIRLLRIRLTPLDRPERPVMCRYDIIMEENMEVAFRPLPCGLHL from the exons ATGCTACCCCGCAGGCTCCTGGGTCTGCTGGGCCTCATGATGCTCTGCAAAG GTCAGGAGGAGAGCGGGGCGGGAGAGTCCTGTGATAACTTTACGGACTTGAACTTATCGCACTGCTTCATGGGAACCAGCCTGTACGTCCGCCTGCTGCTCTACACCCGCAACAACCTCGACTGTGGCCGTGAGCTCAACCACCACCACTTGTCCTCTCAGCCGCTCTTCAGGCTCCACCTCCCCACTGTCTTCGTCATACACGGATACCGGCCTACAGGAGCGCCCCCCATCTGGATCGACCATATCGTCCACCTGCTGGCTGAGCAGGAGGACATGAACATCATCGTGGTGGACTGGAACAAAGGCGCGGCTAACCTCAACTATTTCACAGCTGTGACCTACACCAGGGAAGCTGCTCACAACCTGACCGGCTTCATTATGACTATGGAG gaggaAGGAGCGTCACTGAGCTCAGTTCACCTCATCGGCGTCAGTCTGGGAGCTCACCTGGCGGGATTCGTGGGAGCAAACCTGAAGGGGAGGATCGGACGCatcacag GTCTGGACCCAGCAGGTCCCATGTTCACCAGCGCTGCAGAGGACGAGAGGCTCGACCCCTCGGACGCCATGTTTGTGGACGTTCTTCACACCGACATGAACT ctTTTGGACTGCGAGGAGCTCACGGTCACATTGACTTTTATGCAAACGGAGGAGCTGACCAACCAGGGTGTCCCAAAACCATCTTTTCCG GTAAATCATACTTTGTGTGTGACCACCAACGCTCAGTGTTCTTGTTCCTGTGTTCTCTGAACCGGACCTGCAGCCTCACAGGTTACCCCTGCTCGTCCTACCAAGAGTACCTGGAAGGCCGCTGTCTGCAGTGCGAGGCCTTTAAACCTGCACCCTGTCCGGTGCTCG GTTACGATATCAGCCGGTGGAGAGAAACTCTGCTTCAGCTCGGACAGACCAAAGTCTTCTTCAGCACCACGGCCACGCTGCCCTACAGGA AGCCGAGCTACAGAGTGGACATGGTCACCTGGAACCAGTACCTCCGCTGGGGGGTCGTCTACATCCGGCTGCACAGTGGACGAAACTTCACCGAGGCTCGAATAGACCA TAAGCTCCTGCGGTTCGAGCAGTACACCTCCACACGGCTGCTGGCTCAGTTCGATGATGATCTGCAGCAGGTTCAGAAAATCTCCATGAGGATCAACACGGGAAACGTGATTGGACCTCGATACAAAATCAGACTGCTGAGGATCCGCTTGACTCCACTGGACCGTCCTGAGAG GCCTGTAATGTGCCGCTATGACATCATCATGGAGGAGAACATGGAAGTAGCTTTTCGACCTTTACCCTGTGGGCTTCATCTTTGA
- the zgc:112982 gene encoding BCLAF1 and THRAP3 family member 3 isoform X3 produces MDRRHHHHPRGAPEERWNYVREDMHPEDQRRSSPFQDDRQFGHQRHSNQEEFYRRRPSPQHDMLGYEERRLSPIHDGGEDGARRIGGFREAYPNFENSGRSPNSPPRFKRERLPLTPRSDSDHQQREPGGWRREGQGRGRGRFRDPSPSARSDDQRGGTGRERGRRNTQSLIRERQWEDPHQERNPHFKRQRREMDDTNNSGYRNEEHFGEQRHSMDSPRDGFQRERQGNLPRGDGRHSGPLIIEHDHGITDRRDPSPWEKFEDRRDLDPGLDRQRSPCPTGFSQERFRASESRLQDRDTRPHFLQDNRRDSSYHGSARTPEKRPSPVNYGSRDSTMNHRGRGAFRPARGRASRGQFGRTGLPRNQPHLQHSFQVDQDNRNEGPRQRSQPFRGDYEDPIKQEPNWAEEDGPPGWKADRSGSLDRSPVTIDLDPKMPRQRLREWNKQKTKNMAVAEETLTIKVDMSQPVNKNSLLCYSSDRQLSLDLVNVGRQRLDFLPMLEHSGTYRETAVHTGTFAQEIITLVHSVKELYFRGDGVTLNERFSAPQKGGYLEEETEELTLDERFSSNRGFSLNMNSLLDDNEPLFSRLGSLPPARGPGDLRHDLERRRQERLEGVKVTILGNNLSQSPQGPVSEPGAEYNDDEDQLEDEEFLDWPEEQSRSREGNMGTRRGAPFRQNNGPQRKNNRFGSRLGQIRRQNYRNSPAGPSW; encoded by the exons ATGGACCGGagacaccaccaccaccccagaGGAGCTCCTGAAGAACGCTGGAACTATGTCAGGGAAGACATGCACCCTGAAGACCAGAGAAGATCTTCTCCTTTCCAGGATGACCGCCAGTTTGGGCATCAGCGTCATTCAAACCAGGAGGAGTTTTATCGCAGGAGGCCATCACCTCAACATGATATGCTGGGATATGAGGAAAGAAGGCTTTCCCCCATACATgatggaggagaagatggaGCAAGACGCATAGGAGGGTTTAGAGAAGCATACccaaactttgaaaacagcgGGAGGTCGCCCAACTCACCTCCAAGGTTCAAGAGGGAAAGATTGCCGCTGACACCAAGATCCGATTCAGACCACCAGCAGAGAGAGCCCGGTGgctggaggagggaggggcAGGGTAGAGGTCGAGGAAGGTTCAGAGACCCCAGCCCCAGTGCTAGGTCAGATGACcaaagaggaggaacaggaagggaaagaggaaggaggaacaCACAGAGTCTAATTAGAGAAAGACAATGGGAAGATCCACATCAAGAGAGGAACCCACACTTTaaaaggcaaagaagagaaatggaTGACACCAATAACTCTGG GTACAGGAATGAGGAGCACTTTGGGGAACAGCGTCACTCGATGGACTCACCCAGAGATGGGTTTCAAAGAGAACGTCAGGGGAACCTCCCCCGTGGAGACGGTCGACACTCAGGGCCACTCATTATTGAGCATGATCATGGTATCACAGACAGAAGAGACCCGTCCCCATGGGAAAAATTTGAGGATCGTAGAGATCTGGACCCTGGCCTTGACCGCCAGAGAAGTCCGTGTCCAACAGGATTCTCTCAGGAGCGTTTCAGGGCATCAGAGAGTAGGTTGCAAGATCGGGACACAAGACCACATTTCCTCCAAGATAATAGAAGGGATTCCAGCTATCATGGCAGTGCAAGGACCCCTGAAAAAAGACCAAGCCCTGTAAATTATGGAAGTCGAGATAGTACTATGAACCATAGGGGGAGGGGCGCCTTTCGTCCAGCAAGAGGACGTGCCAGCCGTGGCCAGTTTGGAAGGACTGGACTGCCTAGAAATCAACCACACCTACAGCATTCCTTCCAGGTAGATCAAGATAACCGAAATGAAGGGCCAAGACAACGGTCCCAACCTTTCAGGGGAGATTATGAGGATCCCATTAAGCAGGAGCCCAACTGGGCAGAAGAGGATGGACCTCCCGGATGGAAAGCAGACAGGTCTGGAAGTCTGGATCGAAGCCCAGTGACCATTGATCTGGACCCTAAAATGCCCCGTCAGAGGTTACGTGAATGGAATAAacagaaaaccaaaaacatgGCGGTTGCGGAGGAAACGCTAACGATCAAAGTGGATATGAGCCAACCCGTGAATAAAAACAG CCTGCTGTGTTACTCCTCAGACAGACAGCTCTCTTTAGACCTGGTAAACGTTGGTCGCCAGCGTCTGGACTTTCTGCCCATGCTGGAGCACTCTGGGACGTACAGAGAAACAGCAGTGCATACTGGGACTTTTGCCCAGGAAATCATCACACTAGTGCACAGCGTCAAAG AGCTGTATTTCAGAGGGGATGGGGTCACCCTGAATGAGCGTTTCTCAGCTCCTCAAAAAGGCGGATACCTCGAGGAAGAGACGGAGGAGCTGACGCTGGATGAGAGGTTCAGTTCAAACAG AGGTTTCAGTTTGAACATGAACTCGCTGCTCGATGACAACGAGCCTCTGTTCTCCAGGCTGGGATCCCTGCCG CCTGCGCGAGGCCCGGGGGACCTGAGGCACGacctggagaggaggaggcaggagaggCTGGAGGGGGTCAAAGTTACAATATTAGGAAACAATTTGTCACAGAGCCCCCAAGGACCAGTCAG TGAGCCGGGTGCAGAGTACAATGACGATGAGGATCAGCTGGAGGACGAGGAATTCTTAGACTGGCCTGAGGAGCAGAGTAGGAGTCGAGAAGGAAACATG GGAACAAGGAGAGGCGCCCCCTTCAGGCAGAACAACGGCCCCCAACGCAAGAATAATCGCTTCGGCAGCCGGCTTGGACAAATTAGACGACAGAACTACCGTAACAGCCCTGCAG GTCCCAGCTGGTGA
- the zgc:112982 gene encoding BCLAF1 and THRAP3 family member 3 isoform X1: protein MSRPRSRSPHYRRFPWDEPDFDPYKVVAELGGDQMDRRHHHHPRGAPEERWNYVREDMHPEDQRRSSPFQDDRQFGHQRHSNQEEFYRRRPSPQHDMLGYEERRLSPIHDGGEDGARRIGGFREAYPNFENSGRSPNSPPRFKRERLPLTPRSDSDHQQREPGGWRREGQGRGRGRFRDPSPSARSDDQRGGTGRERGRRNTQSLIRERQWEDPHQERNPHFKRQRREMDDTNNSGYRNEEHFGEQRHSMDSPRDGFQRERQGNLPRGDGRHSGPLIIEHDHGITDRRDPSPWEKFEDRRDLDPGLDRQRSPCPTGFSQERFRASESRLQDRDTRPHFLQDNRRDSSYHGSARTPEKRPSPVNYGSRDSTMNHRGRGAFRPARGRASRGQFGRTGLPRNQPHLQHSFQVDQDNRNEGPRQRSQPFRGDYEDPIKQEPNWAEEDGPPGWKADRSGSLDRSPVTIDLDPKMPRQRLREWNKQKTKNMAVAEETLTIKVDMSQPVNKNSLLCYSSDRQLSLDLVNVGRQRLDFLPMLEHSGTYRETAVHTGTFAQEIITLVHSVKELYFRGDGVTLNERFSAPQKGGYLEEETEELTLDERFSSNRGFSLNMNSLLDDNEPLFSRLGSLPPARGPGDLRHDLERRRQERLEGVKVTILGNNLSQSPQGPVSEPGAEYNDDEDQLEDEEFLDWPEEQSRSREGNMGTRRGAPFRQNNGPQRKNNRFGSRLGQIRRQNYRNSPAGPSW, encoded by the exons ATGTCAAGACCACGTTCTCGATCGCCACATTACAG gAGGTTCCCATGGGACGAACCTGACTTTGATCCTTACAAAGTTGTTGCAGAACTGGGCGGAGATCAGATGGACCGGagacaccaccaccaccccagaGGAGCTCCTGAAGAACGCTGGAACTATGTCAGGGAAGACATGCACCCTGAAGACCAGAGAAGATCTTCTCCTTTCCAGGATGACCGCCAGTTTGGGCATCAGCGTCATTCAAACCAGGAGGAGTTTTATCGCAGGAGGCCATCACCTCAACATGATATGCTGGGATATGAGGAAAGAAGGCTTTCCCCCATACATgatggaggagaagatggaGCAAGACGCATAGGAGGGTTTAGAGAAGCATACccaaactttgaaaacagcgGGAGGTCGCCCAACTCACCTCCAAGGTTCAAGAGGGAAAGATTGCCGCTGACACCAAGATCCGATTCAGACCACCAGCAGAGAGAGCCCGGTGgctggaggagggaggggcAGGGTAGAGGTCGAGGAAGGTTCAGAGACCCCAGCCCCAGTGCTAGGTCAGATGACcaaagaggaggaacaggaagggaaagaggaaggaggaacaCACAGAGTCTAATTAGAGAAAGACAATGGGAAGATCCACATCAAGAGAGGAACCCACACTTTaaaaggcaaagaagagaaatggaTGACACCAATAACTCTGG GTACAGGAATGAGGAGCACTTTGGGGAACAGCGTCACTCGATGGACTCACCCAGAGATGGGTTTCAAAGAGAACGTCAGGGGAACCTCCCCCGTGGAGACGGTCGACACTCAGGGCCACTCATTATTGAGCATGATCATGGTATCACAGACAGAAGAGACCCGTCCCCATGGGAAAAATTTGAGGATCGTAGAGATCTGGACCCTGGCCTTGACCGCCAGAGAAGTCCGTGTCCAACAGGATTCTCTCAGGAGCGTTTCAGGGCATCAGAGAGTAGGTTGCAAGATCGGGACACAAGACCACATTTCCTCCAAGATAATAGAAGGGATTCCAGCTATCATGGCAGTGCAAGGACCCCTGAAAAAAGACCAAGCCCTGTAAATTATGGAAGTCGAGATAGTACTATGAACCATAGGGGGAGGGGCGCCTTTCGTCCAGCAAGAGGACGTGCCAGCCGTGGCCAGTTTGGAAGGACTGGACTGCCTAGAAATCAACCACACCTACAGCATTCCTTCCAGGTAGATCAAGATAACCGAAATGAAGGGCCAAGACAACGGTCCCAACCTTTCAGGGGAGATTATGAGGATCCCATTAAGCAGGAGCCCAACTGGGCAGAAGAGGATGGACCTCCCGGATGGAAAGCAGACAGGTCTGGAAGTCTGGATCGAAGCCCAGTGACCATTGATCTGGACCCTAAAATGCCCCGTCAGAGGTTACGTGAATGGAATAAacagaaaaccaaaaacatgGCGGTTGCGGAGGAAACGCTAACGATCAAAGTGGATATGAGCCAACCCGTGAATAAAAACAG CCTGCTGTGTTACTCCTCAGACAGACAGCTCTCTTTAGACCTGGTAAACGTTGGTCGCCAGCGTCTGGACTTTCTGCCCATGCTGGAGCACTCTGGGACGTACAGAGAAACAGCAGTGCATACTGGGACTTTTGCCCAGGAAATCATCACACTAGTGCACAGCGTCAAAG AGCTGTATTTCAGAGGGGATGGGGTCACCCTGAATGAGCGTTTCTCAGCTCCTCAAAAAGGCGGATACCTCGAGGAAGAGACGGAGGAGCTGACGCTGGATGAGAGGTTCAGTTCAAACAG AGGTTTCAGTTTGAACATGAACTCGCTGCTCGATGACAACGAGCCTCTGTTCTCCAGGCTGGGATCCCTGCCG CCTGCGCGAGGCCCGGGGGACCTGAGGCACGacctggagaggaggaggcaggagaggCTGGAGGGGGTCAAAGTTACAATATTAGGAAACAATTTGTCACAGAGCCCCCAAGGACCAGTCAG TGAGCCGGGTGCAGAGTACAATGACGATGAGGATCAGCTGGAGGACGAGGAATTCTTAGACTGGCCTGAGGAGCAGAGTAGGAGTCGAGAAGGAAACATG GGAACAAGGAGAGGCGCCCCCTTCAGGCAGAACAACGGCCCCCAACGCAAGAATAATCGCTTCGGCAGCCGGCTTGGACAAATTAGACGACAGAACTACCGTAACAGCCCTGCAG GTCCCAGCTGGTGA
- the si:ch73-264p11.1 gene encoding SH2 domain-containing protein 1B2, whose protein sequence is MAEAPLVCYHGALSKKQCEDLLGKKNKDGAYLIRDSETILGAMCLCVYKQKVVYTYRLLQTHTGQYTLMTAGGVKETFFKNLDELIRHFKRRNQGLATHLRHAVKRKTALLIQPTHPPAAQIQPRPLHEEGHDYENVPESEYVEVLPP, encoded by the exons ATGGCAGAAGCTCCGCTGGTGTGCTACCACGGAGCCCTCAGCAAAAAGCAGTGTGAGGATCTGCTGGGGAAGAAGAACAAAGACGGAGCTTACCTGATCCGAGACAGCGAGACCATCCTGGGAgccatgtgtctgtgtgttta TAAACAGAAGGTAGTGTACACATACAGACTGCTGCAGACGCACACTGGGCAATACACTCTCatg ACTGCGGGAGGTGTAAAGGAGACATTTTTTAAGAATTTAGATGAGCTGATTCGTCACTTTAAAAGGAGGAACCAGGGTCTGGCCACACACCTGCGACACGCCGTCAAAAGGAAGACGGCTCTGTTGATCCAGCCTACTCACCCACCTGCAGCGCAGATACAGCCGAGGCCTTTACATGAAGAGGGTCACGACTATGAAA ATGTTCCAGAGTCGGAATACGTTGAAGTCTTGCCTCCATAA
- the zgc:112982 gene encoding BCLAF1 and THRAP3 family member 3 isoform X2 — MSRPRSRSPHYRFPWDEPDFDPYKVVAELGGDQMDRRHHHHPRGAPEERWNYVREDMHPEDQRRSSPFQDDRQFGHQRHSNQEEFYRRRPSPQHDMLGYEERRLSPIHDGGEDGARRIGGFREAYPNFENSGRSPNSPPRFKRERLPLTPRSDSDHQQREPGGWRREGQGRGRGRFRDPSPSARSDDQRGGTGRERGRRNTQSLIRERQWEDPHQERNPHFKRQRREMDDTNNSGYRNEEHFGEQRHSMDSPRDGFQRERQGNLPRGDGRHSGPLIIEHDHGITDRRDPSPWEKFEDRRDLDPGLDRQRSPCPTGFSQERFRASESRLQDRDTRPHFLQDNRRDSSYHGSARTPEKRPSPVNYGSRDSTMNHRGRGAFRPARGRASRGQFGRTGLPRNQPHLQHSFQVDQDNRNEGPRQRSQPFRGDYEDPIKQEPNWAEEDGPPGWKADRSGSLDRSPVTIDLDPKMPRQRLREWNKQKTKNMAVAEETLTIKVDMSQPVNKNSLLCYSSDRQLSLDLVNVGRQRLDFLPMLEHSGTYRETAVHTGTFAQEIITLVHSVKELYFRGDGVTLNERFSAPQKGGYLEEETEELTLDERFSSNRGFSLNMNSLLDDNEPLFSRLGSLPPARGPGDLRHDLERRRQERLEGVKVTILGNNLSQSPQGPVSEPGAEYNDDEDQLEDEEFLDWPEEQSRSREGNMGTRRGAPFRQNNGPQRKNNRFGSRLGQIRRQNYRNSPAGPSW, encoded by the exons ATGTCAAGACCACGTTCTCGATCGCCACATTACAG GTTCCCATGGGACGAACCTGACTTTGATCCTTACAAAGTTGTTGCAGAACTGGGCGGAGATCAGATGGACCGGagacaccaccaccaccccagaGGAGCTCCTGAAGAACGCTGGAACTATGTCAGGGAAGACATGCACCCTGAAGACCAGAGAAGATCTTCTCCTTTCCAGGATGACCGCCAGTTTGGGCATCAGCGTCATTCAAACCAGGAGGAGTTTTATCGCAGGAGGCCATCACCTCAACATGATATGCTGGGATATGAGGAAAGAAGGCTTTCCCCCATACATgatggaggagaagatggaGCAAGACGCATAGGAGGGTTTAGAGAAGCATACccaaactttgaaaacagcgGGAGGTCGCCCAACTCACCTCCAAGGTTCAAGAGGGAAAGATTGCCGCTGACACCAAGATCCGATTCAGACCACCAGCAGAGAGAGCCCGGTGgctggaggagggaggggcAGGGTAGAGGTCGAGGAAGGTTCAGAGACCCCAGCCCCAGTGCTAGGTCAGATGACcaaagaggaggaacaggaagggaaagaggaaggaggaacaCACAGAGTCTAATTAGAGAAAGACAATGGGAAGATCCACATCAAGAGAGGAACCCACACTTTaaaaggcaaagaagagaaatggaTGACACCAATAACTCTGG GTACAGGAATGAGGAGCACTTTGGGGAACAGCGTCACTCGATGGACTCACCCAGAGATGGGTTTCAAAGAGAACGTCAGGGGAACCTCCCCCGTGGAGACGGTCGACACTCAGGGCCACTCATTATTGAGCATGATCATGGTATCACAGACAGAAGAGACCCGTCCCCATGGGAAAAATTTGAGGATCGTAGAGATCTGGACCCTGGCCTTGACCGCCAGAGAAGTCCGTGTCCAACAGGATTCTCTCAGGAGCGTTTCAGGGCATCAGAGAGTAGGTTGCAAGATCGGGACACAAGACCACATTTCCTCCAAGATAATAGAAGGGATTCCAGCTATCATGGCAGTGCAAGGACCCCTGAAAAAAGACCAAGCCCTGTAAATTATGGAAGTCGAGATAGTACTATGAACCATAGGGGGAGGGGCGCCTTTCGTCCAGCAAGAGGACGTGCCAGCCGTGGCCAGTTTGGAAGGACTGGACTGCCTAGAAATCAACCACACCTACAGCATTCCTTCCAGGTAGATCAAGATAACCGAAATGAAGGGCCAAGACAACGGTCCCAACCTTTCAGGGGAGATTATGAGGATCCCATTAAGCAGGAGCCCAACTGGGCAGAAGAGGATGGACCTCCCGGATGGAAAGCAGACAGGTCTGGAAGTCTGGATCGAAGCCCAGTGACCATTGATCTGGACCCTAAAATGCCCCGTCAGAGGTTACGTGAATGGAATAAacagaaaaccaaaaacatgGCGGTTGCGGAGGAAACGCTAACGATCAAAGTGGATATGAGCCAACCCGTGAATAAAAACAG CCTGCTGTGTTACTCCTCAGACAGACAGCTCTCTTTAGACCTGGTAAACGTTGGTCGCCAGCGTCTGGACTTTCTGCCCATGCTGGAGCACTCTGGGACGTACAGAGAAACAGCAGTGCATACTGGGACTTTTGCCCAGGAAATCATCACACTAGTGCACAGCGTCAAAG AGCTGTATTTCAGAGGGGATGGGGTCACCCTGAATGAGCGTTTCTCAGCTCCTCAAAAAGGCGGATACCTCGAGGAAGAGACGGAGGAGCTGACGCTGGATGAGAGGTTCAGTTCAAACAG AGGTTTCAGTTTGAACATGAACTCGCTGCTCGATGACAACGAGCCTCTGTTCTCCAGGCTGGGATCCCTGCCG CCTGCGCGAGGCCCGGGGGACCTGAGGCACGacctggagaggaggaggcaggagaggCTGGAGGGGGTCAAAGTTACAATATTAGGAAACAATTTGTCACAGAGCCCCCAAGGACCAGTCAG TGAGCCGGGTGCAGAGTACAATGACGATGAGGATCAGCTGGAGGACGAGGAATTCTTAGACTGGCCTGAGGAGCAGAGTAGGAGTCGAGAAGGAAACATG GGAACAAGGAGAGGCGCCCCCTTCAGGCAGAACAACGGCCCCCAACGCAAGAATAATCGCTTCGGCAGCCGGCTTGGACAAATTAGACGACAGAACTACCGTAACAGCCCTGCAG GTCCCAGCTGGTGA